Within Ralstonia pickettii DTP0602, the genomic segment GCCGAGCGCTTCGGCAAAGCCGGCGAGGTAGTAGCCATAGGTGATCGGCTGCGCTGCCTGCAGGTGGGTATACCCGGGCATCACCACGTCGGCGTAAGCGGCAGCCTGGTCCAGCGCCACCGAACGCACCGCGAGCATGGCATCCAGGATGTCCAGCGCCAGGTCGCGCGCGCGCAGCCGGTCATGCGTGGCGAGGATGTCGTTGCGGCTGCGCGCGACATGCAGCCTGCCGCCGGCGTCCGCGCCGGCGATCTGCATCAGGTGGGCTTCGTAGTTGAAGTACGCGTCTTCGCGCGCCGGATCCAGCTGCACGGCGCCGGCGCCCTCGGACTCGATGCGCTCCAGTGCCTGGGCCAGCACCGCAGCCACGTCCGCGGGGATCAGCTCAGTGCCGTGCAGCATCAGCAGGTGCGCCTGGTTGATGTCGGTGAGATAGCGGAAGCCGCTGCCGAACTCGCGCATCAGGCGCGGCAGGTAGATGTGTTCGCATACCTCGGCGGCGGTGGGCTGGGTCAGGCGGCGGCTGACTTTGGATTCCATGCTGTTCGATCTCCTGAAACGATGGAGCAAGTATGGAAATCCGCGGGATATATCGTCAAATCAGAACTTTGGCTGCAGATATGCGGATTTGATATGCTGCGGCTGCCCTCCGTGTTCCAGCCCAGCGCCCCCATGAACTACAAGCAGATCGAAGCGTTCCGTGCCGTCATGCTCACACGCTCCATGACCGAGGCGGCGGCGCAGCTGCACACCTCGCAGCCGAATATCAGCCGCGTGATCGGCCAGCTGGAGCGCGAAACGGGCTTCCGGCTGTTCGAGCGGGTCGGCAACCGGCTCGCGCCCACCGACGAGGCCGAGGCCCTGTTCCTGGATGTGGAGCGTTCCTTCGTTGGCCTGGACAGCCTGCGTGCCTCGGCGCGGTCGATCCGCGAGTCAGGGGTGGGCACGTTGCGTATCGGCACGGTGCCGTCGATTGCGATGAGCGTGATGCCGCAGGCCATCCTGGCCTTTCGCGAACGCTATCCGGACGTGCCGATCGCCGTGCATACCAACGATTCGCCCACGGTGGCCAAGTGGACCGCGGCGCGGTTCTGCGATATCGGGCTGGTGTCGTATATGGCCGAGACCACCGGCATCCGCAGCGAGCTGCTGCGCCGCGAGGACGGCGTATGCATCGTGCCGGCCACGCACCGGCTGGCGCGCAAGCGCCGCATCCACGCCAGCGACCTCGACGGCGAGCGCTTTATCTCGCTGACTCATGGCGACGGCACGCGCACCACGGTCGATGCCGCCTTCGTGCCGGATGACCGGCGCGTGTTGACGCTGGAGACGCCTTATGCCGCCACCATCTGCACGATGGTCGGCATGGGGCTGGGCGTCAGCGTGGTCAACCCGCTGGTGGTGCGCAGCCTGAAGCCGGCCGGCGTCAAGGCGATTCCGTTCGAGCCTGTCATCGCCTTCCAGAGCCATATCCTGTTCAACCCGCAGCGGCCGGTACCGGCGCTGGCGCAGTGGTTCCTGGCGTGCTTGCGGCGGGTGACGGGGTAAGGACAAGCCATTGCGGGCGCCAGCGGCAGGGCAGGCTTTAGCAAAGGCTTAAGCCATGCGCGCCGGCGCCGTAAAGGCCTGCAGGAACGCAAGTCCCGGCTGTGCCGCGGCGCTGCCTTCAATGACCGTCTTCAGCGTGGGTTCGGGCAGCCAGGGATAGGGCAACGACGACTGCAAGGCCGACAACACCGCCGCCCCCGGATCCGGCACCGAGTCCATCCGCTCGATATGAAT encodes:
- a CDS encoding LysR family transcriptional regulator, which produces MLRLPSVFQPSAPMNYKQIEAFRAVMLTRSMTEAAAQLHTSQPNISRVIGQLERETGFRLFERVGNRLAPTDEAEALFLDVERSFVGLDSLRASARSIRESGVGTLRIGTVPSIAMSVMPQAILAFRERYPDVPIAVHTNDSPTVAKWTAARFCDIGLVSYMAETTGIRSELLRREDGVCIVPATHRLARKRRIHASDLDGERFISLTHGDGTRTTVDAAFVPDDRRVLTLETPYAATICTMVGMGLGVSVVNPLVVRSLKPAGVKAIPFEPVIAFQSHILFNPQRPVPALAQWFLACLRRVTG